A window from Festucalex cinctus isolate MCC-2025b chromosome 12, RoL_Fcin_1.0, whole genome shotgun sequence encodes these proteins:
- the LOC144031871 gene encoding uncharacterized protein LOC144031871 encodes MLTPEKSGAQPSTSAQMTFHRTMTTTMGPMQDSLGQSSKEREDRAHSNVRPLVLRQRKLLLIGPKVTLLTVSRTKNVHQPIYPRKKDPKDSGWLEVDEFGWQPTIFPFAAKPGPRDAAAELNSHLPADILELFITDELLQHIVHHTNLYANQSMQKQTDKNCCARVNSLQRVFQIVCSDCYCCM; translated from the exons atgctaacaccggagaaaagtggtgcacaaccgagcacgtctgcacagatgacgtttcatcggacgatgacgactactatgggtccgatgcaagacagtcttggacagtcttccaaagaacgtgaag atcgtgctcacagcaacgtccgaccgctggttctacgacaaagaaag ctcctcctcatagggcccaaagtgacccttctcacagtgagcagaacaaag aatgtgcatcaaccaatatatccaagaaaaaaag atcccaaagattctggctggcttgaagttgatgaatttggctggcagccaaccatcttcccctttgctgcaaaaccaggaccaagggatgctgcagcagagctgaattcccacctgccagctgacatcctggagctcttcatcacggatgaacttctccagcacatcgttcatcataccaacctctacgcaaatcagtccatgcagaagcagactgacaaaaactgttgcgcacgtgtaaatagtttgcaaagagttttccaaattgtttgttctgattgctactgttgcatgtaa